AAATGTCTGCTCTTCCATTAGTGAATCTGGATGTTAAAGAAAACAATGAGGTAGCTCCACCAACATCATTAGCCAGGATTAAAGATGGAAAAAGGATTATCCTGGATAGAGAGGAGATATATAAATTTAATATTCCTAATTATAAATTAAAAGATATTCTGATTGAGAGATTTGAATTAGATATAAAGCCATACGACTACATTAAGTGCTGCAATATTGTTCATACTAAAGGTGTGTGTATTGATTTTAGTCAAGCCTCATCGGAGAACAACTCATTTCCAGAATTGTGTTGGGAGCATATGAGTATGACATTGTTATCCGTTATTATTACGCAAGCAGGTAGAGTTTCACATAATCTTTGTAGTGATGGAAGGAATGGGGTTGCTCTTAGATTTCTAGAAATGAATTTTAGAAGACAAGCTCCAATGAATGATATTACTTTTGCAGCTGAGGCAAAGATATATGAAAGAAAAAATGAAGTCTGGGCTGATTCAACGTGGAGGTTCTATCATTCTAGCAAAAAATTCGCAGACTTTAATATAACCTCCCGAGGTGTTTTAAGAGACTATACAAAAGTTCATGAGTCCATGAATATAGCCTCTAACTAGGCTTAATGCGGCGTTGTTAACCTTTTGTTTGCAGTTATTTAAATTTGTATTAAATAATAACTAATTTACAAGATGGAATAACTATGTTACCTTTTATATAGGGTAATGGGTTATAAAACTTGGAAAATTATGTGGTTAACCAGATTTCTTTTTCATAAGCCTCTAAAAAATCAACTCCTTGGCTTTGCCATGCTTTTGGTTACCTTCACTGCTATTTTTCTGGGAATATGCTCTGCATACAGGACGATAACAAATACCAGTTCAAAGTTAGTCAATGAAATTTCCCTCGTGAACGGTGTGATGACGAAAAGGATTGCTACCAGCTTGCAATTCGGTCAACCAGAAAAGGCAATAGCTGACCTCCAAGATTTTGAGCAAAAAGAGTCGATTCAATATGTTTGTGTTTTTGATAAGAGTCAGAAAATCTTTGTTCAGCGAAATTTGAACCAGATTATAAAGAAATCCTGTCCCTCAGTTTCCCATTACAGCAACGGATACTCGTTTACATGGGATGGCTTAATCTTGGTTACCAGCATTTTCTCCAAGAAGGGTGAAAACATAGGTCAGATGGTTATCAAAAGTGATCTAAGAGATATATACAAAGAGCTTCAAGTCAGTTTTGTTGCCCTCTCGGTGACTCTTATCGGAGTCATTGCGCTGGGTTATTTTCTTGCTAGTGCACTCCAGAATATTATCTCTTCGCCGCTAATTGAACTTTCGCACGCCGCACGTGCTGTGACAAAAGGTAATTATGATGTGCAAGTTAGTACTCCATCATATGGCGAAATTCAAGAATTGACCGCTGATTTTAATATTATGGTAAAAGTGGCAAAGGATTTAAAAGAAAATTTAGAACAAAAAGTAGACGAACGCACCGAAGACCTCGAATACGCCCTAAAAGTCAAAACAGATTTCCTCTCCAATATGAGCCATGAAATCCGCACACCCATCCACGGAGTGACCAGTTTCACTCGGCTTTTAGTCGAAGAGTGGGATACCACGGATGATGTGATGTTGTTCAATTATGCTCAGCGTGCCCATAAATCCGGGGAACGTCTATTGATTTTGATCAATAACCTACTGGATATGTCAAAATTTGAAAAAGGGGCGATACAGCTGGAACGTAGAGAGCTGCTGTTTAGTGACCTGATTAAAACGGTTATTGCTGAAACAGGTGGGCTCGCGGAAGCAAAGCACCTGAAAGTGGAGTTTGAACCAATGGCTAACGAAACATTGGTAGACGTCGATGAAGGACGGATGGTGCAGGTCATAACCAATATCATTGGCAACGCTGTTAAATATTCACAGAAGGGTACCATTAGCATTTGCCAGAGCATTAATCCGGAAGCTATTTTCCTCGATGGAGTAGCCCAGGTACCTGGTATGGTGATTACAGTAGCGGATGAAGGGATTGGTATTCCAGAGAGTGAATTGACCAAAATATTTGATAAATTCTTTGAAAGCAGCTTTACCAAAACGAAAGCTGGAGGAACGGGGTTGGGTCTCGCTATCTGCAGAGAAATTGTGAAGGCACATTTAGGGACGATTTGGGCAGAGAATAATGAAAGCGGAATGGGGAGTACATTCACCTTTATATTTCCATTAAAGGAAATCCCTGGAGTCACGCAGATAACGGATAAATATGTATGAGTAGATTATAGCAAAGCCGCCATTTTCCCTACTCTATTTCGGCTTATGCTCAGCAAATGGAAATAGATAATCTGTGACTTCTTTGCTATTCCATTCATAGGGCCCTTCAACGCGCCTGATTTCTTTGCCGCGTGGATCGATGATGATGGTGGTGGGGAGGTTTTTGACGGGTCCTGGACCTTTGAAATCAAGGGAAATGGGGACGATAGTGATGCCTTGCTTTTCGATATCGCCTGCTTTTCCAAGTAATCCTTTGGGGTGAATTTTGTGGATCAGCGACTCCATCCACTGGTATAATTCATCCAGGATTGGCTTTGATTCGACTTGCCTGATACCCTTTGCCTGCTTGTGAGCCCATCTTCCGCCTGTACCTCAGACTCAGGCAATTCACAAATCACCTCTTCCCGTGGAAGATAATTAGGCAGCGGCTTACGTCCAGTCTTCAAAGAAACACTGCGTTTATGCGAAGGCACTACAACGTCAACGGCTCCATCCGGTTCTTCGTCGTAGGGGCTTCATCGCGCGCCTGCTTTCGTTACTGGCGTTAACTTAATAAGTGGCCGTGATTCATTAAATACGCATAATATTTCACTTCCCTGACGAAGTGTGAACTGGCTTGCGACTCTTTCAATCACAACATAGCCATGATCCATGCGGTAGTTGATCAGTTCTTCCGAGCCATCCGGATTCACAAGGAAAAAGGCAGGGATTTCGCTGTTCTTCTCGCGGAATTGGAAATAAGTAAATTCACCATCATCGAAGATTTTGATCGGTGAAATATACTCTTTGCCGGCGACGGTATAATTGAAATTATAGTTCTCAGTATCATTAAATTCAGGTGTCGAACTGATGCTATAATTTTTAACACCACCAATACCATATTCCGGATAGACGAACCTTACGACGAAGACCATGTTGTCATCGCGGATATCTTCGGTTTCTTCGGCGTATAACTCAAAATGATACATCCTTAAATTGGTAATCACCGTCATGTTAGTGGTGGCGTAATCATCGATAGGTTTGAGGAAAATACGGTTACCAAGAGGCTCAATCTGCCAACCACCCGGGTCACCCATGGTCAGGGTTTCAATGGTTTCTCCAGGGGCAAATTCAATGCTGGACTGAAAGCGATAGTGCCCCATAAATTTATAAACCTGATTCGGTTTATACGAGTAAATCCTGATACGTGCGTCTGTCGGTACTGGCTTGGGGTTTTCTTCAAGGGACCAGGCTTTGGACGAAGCTCCAAGGATAAGGACAACACATATTAATCTAAGAACAAACAAAAACATTTTCATACTACACCTGAATGAGGGGGCGAATTTTAAATTTTCTGTACCTCGTAATTGGTCACAGTAAATTCAAAAGGTACGTTATTGTACAGCGAAACAACTGGATCAGACAAGTTAAACGATAACGTAGCTTGCCAATTAGTGGTTTCTTTGACTTGGTTGGTATTGACGGTAGCCCTAAATGTCACGACCATGGTTTCGGGATGTTGAGGATTTTCATCAAAGATAATGTTAAGAATTTCAATTGTCCGGGTTGACGTGAGCTGGTATTTAAGCAAAGGGCTGTCGGGGTCAGATGTGCTCATATGCTCCTGGTAGACCTTAAACAGGGGCGCGGAGGAATTTTGGTGAACAAAGTAAAATTTCTTTTCGATATCAGCATTCGATGGATAATATTCTTCCCGTGCCTTGATGTAGCGGGAGATCAGGTATTTGGCAATGGATTGGTTAACGGTTAAGCCTGGATCACCCAGCGGGGTAATGACAGAATATTGCTTGGCAAAATTATCAACCTTACTAAAAAAGGGCACTTTTGTTTCGGTTGGGAACAAAAGTGTAATATTAAAGAGCATGACTGCTAGCAAAAACAGGGATATAGCTGAAAAAATAATGTATTGCGTCCGTTCGTTAATCGGAAGGATATAGCGTGTATTATACCAATCACGTGCGTCTTCATAATAATGGCCGGACTCTATATATTCCGGCGTGGCGATGCTGACACGTTCCATATGCTAATCTCTAAATCCCCAAAATAGACAAGTCCCTCATCTATGATACTAGCCTTTATCATTAAAAAATAAATAAGATTTTAGCTGAATGGATAGAAAATTTAAGATAATTGCAGATAAAGAGGGGGGATTGAGCGATGTGGGACGCAAGAGTAGCTTTACATCCTGTTTTTAACTTACTAGAATTGAACGGTGGTGTTGTGAGAATTAATCTTTTGTTTAGGATTACGCTCAACCACGGATGCGTTGGGTCTTCCTCGTTGGGTTAGGGAAGCGCGGGAATTATTAGTATCTTGATGTTATTATGGATGCATTACTGAATGTTTTAAAAGGGTTGGGACCGGTCAAGCTGGCTATTATGGCGCTGGTTACGGTTGTGTTGCTGGGTGTTTTTGCGATTATCTCATTTAAATTATCGGCGCCAACATTGGTGCCGCTTTATTCGGGCCTTGCTCCTGCGGATGGTTCAAAAATTGTCCAGGAACTGGAGGCGCGTAAAATTCCTTATAAAATAGTGGGTGATGGTACGGAAGTCTTGGTGCCGGCAGAGCAGGTGCCGCAATTACGGATGAACCTGGCTGCGGCAGGCATTCCGTCATCTGGTTCCATTGTTGGTTATGAAATCTTTGATAAAGCCGATGCTCTGGGGACGTCCAACTTTCTCTATAACATTAATAATAAGCGGGCACTTGAGGGCGAGTTAAGCCGAACCATTATGTCGTTTGATACGATTGATAATGCTCGGGTGCATCTGGTGATACCTAAGCGGGTGTTGTTTGAGCAGGAAGCGCAAGAGCCTCGAGCCTCGATTATTCTGAAGATTAAGGGCAAGCAAAACCTAAGCAGGTCTCAGATTCAAGCAATCAGCCATCTGGTGGTTACGGCGGTTCCGGGTCTAAAGCTCGAGAATATTACCATTGTTGATACCACGGGCAGGCCTTTAAAGTTGGGAGTCAAAGATGAATTGAGTTTGTCTGGTGGTTCTGGTGAGGCCCAAGATTACCAAGTCATGATTGAGCAGCGCCTGAAGCAGTCTGTAGAAAGCCTGGTTGCCCAAACCATCGGTGAGGGAAAAATCAAAGCGCACGTGACGGCAGATATCAACTTTGATCGTGTAGTAACCAATTCTGAAACCTTTGATCCTGATAGCCAGGTGGCTAGGTCGGTGCAAACGATTGAAGAAAATGAGAATGCCAACAACAAGGAAGGGGCGGGCAATGTTTCGGTTGCAAATAACTTGCCCAATCAGGAAAATGGAGGCAGCCAGGGAGCTCAGAGCAGCTCTAATAACCAAAAAGTGGATGAAACCACTAATTTTGAAATTTCCAAAACAGTCAAGAATCAAATCAGCGAAAGTGGCACCATTAAACGTCTCTCCATTGCTGTTTTGGTCGATGGTACCTATAGTGCCGATCCTAAAACAGGTAAACAAATGTATGCGGCACGTTCCGAAGATGAATTATCAAAAATCAGGGCATTGGCAAGTTCTGCTGTTGGTTTCAAAAAGGAGCGTGGCGATACGATTGAAGTCATTAATATGCCGTTTGAGCGTCAAATCGAAGAAGTTAAAGATGATAAGCTGGCATGGTTGAAAGATGATTTCCAAAACTTGATGCAGACCCTTATTATTGGTGTTGTGGTGATATTGGCCATCTTATTGATTATCAGGCCAATGGTTAACAAGGCATTTGAAGCTTCTGCAACAGCGGAAGCAGAAGAAGCTAGATTGCTTGGTACGCAAGAAGTAACCAATTTTGTGGATATTGTGACCGAAGATCTACCGCTAGATGATGACATGATGGATATTAATAATACCGATCAGGCATCTGCACGTGTTAAAACCATGACCATCAAAAGTGTCAATGAAGCAATCCAGAAACATCCGGATGAAGCATTGTCGGTTATGCGTACATGGTTATATGGCAACAATAATTAGGCATTTTATAAGGAGCTGTTATGACTAAAGATTATATGCAGCTAACCGGTGCAGAAAAATGCGCCATAGTCTTAATGACGATTGATGAGTCTAATCTCTCCAAGATTTTTTCATTAATGGATCAAGAGGAAATCAAAGAAATTTCTAGTATCATGGCAACGTTGGGCACAGTTCAGCCGGATGTGGTGGAGCGATTGATTATTGAATTCACCAATTCGGTAACAGCCACCCTTTCGTTTGTGGGCAATATGCAAAATACCGAACGTTTGTTGAATAAAGTATTGGTTGGAGACCAGGTGTCCGCCATCATGGAAGAAATTCGTGGTCCTGCAGGCAGAAATACCTGGGATAAATTAGGGAATATCAACGAAGAAGTTTTGGCTAATTATCTTAAAAATGAATATCCGCAAACGATTGCCCTGATCATGTCAAAAATTCAGCCAGCACATGCAGCTAAAGTATTATCGGCCTTACCTGAAACGCTGACCTTTGATGTCATTCAGCGTATGCTGACGATGGAGCCAGTACAAAAAGAAGTGCTCGATGGGATTGAAAAAACATTGCGTGCAGAATTTATCAGCAACCTGACGAAGACAACGAAGAATGATAATAATGCCATGATTGCGGAAATCTTTAATAACTTTGACCGCTTTAATGAATCGAAATACATGTCATTATTAGAACAGCGTTTGCCGGATTCTGCAGAAAAGGTCAAAGGCTTGATGTTTACCTTTGATGATCTGCTCAAAATATCGCCATCGGATATTCAAACCTTACTTCGGTTTGTGGATAAAAATAAATTGCCGATGGCATTGAAAGGCGCCAAAGAAGAGGTTCGTGTGTTGTTTCTCAATAACATGTCGCAGCGTGCATCGAAAATTCTGGCAGAAGATATGGAGGGTATGGGACCTATTCGTATCCGCGATGTGGATGATGCCCAAAGTGCCATTATCAATGTGGCCAAAGATTTAATTGCCAAAAGCGAAATAACGGTGCGTACCAAAGCCGATAGTGGAGATGAGTTAATTTACTAATATGAGCAATACAGAAACAAAAGAACGTTACCATTTTCGTCAGTTAGGTGGAAGGCTTGAAACACTGCGTGAGCGAGATGTGCTCCCTGCGTTTTCTCAAGAGGGGATTATGGCTACCAATTCTGAAGGTGGCTTTGCGCAACAAGCAAAAGAAACACCAGCTGATAAGGCGACCCATCCTGGTTTTTATTTTTCGGAAGAAGATTATAAAAAAATAGTGCAGGAATCATATGATAGCGGTTTTCAAAAGGGATACGAACAAGGAAAAATAGAGACCTCTTCTTTTTATGAACGCCAACAGCATGAAAAAATGAAGATATTCGATGAAGCCTTCGCGGGGATTGCTGCAAAATTAAGCGAAACACAGCATAGTTTAAATGATATTGCCCAAAAGCAGTTAGCATCGTTGGTCCCGTTAACATTAACGATTGCTCAAAAATTGTCTGGATTACTGATGGAAGGCAAAGAGCATGAAAAATTATGTCAGGAAATCAAAAAATGTTTGCAATTTGTGGCGGATGAGCCCACCATTAAATTGGGGGTGAGTGCAGAAATATTTTCAGCAATGCAGGATATTCAATCTATGTTAGGGAAAACAGATGCAGTCATAGAGTCCATCTATGCTGATGGGCAGTTGGCACCGTCTGAATTTCGTCTAGAATGGGAAGGTGGAAAGATTGAAACTCATTACGCAAAGATAGACGAGGCAATTCATCATTTATTAAGCAGCGTTGCTAACAATCATCTGAGTAACGTATCGGGATAGGGTAAGAGGAAACATTATGGTTAAACAACAAGAACGAGATATTGCCGTCGATGAATTAGATAATCAGACAGGTGCTGATGTGGAAGCAGTTGCAGCGGCAGTCAGTGATGACAATCTTGAGATTGTTTATAATATTCCGGTAGAAGTAACGGCCGTTCTTGGGCGTGCTGAAATGCAGGTAAATCAGTTGCTACGCCTGGGGCGTGGGTCGGTGGTAGAGCTTGATCGGAAAGTGGGTGAAACCATTGACCTGTTTGTCAATGGTAGGCAAGTTGCTAAAGGGGAAGTTGTGATCATCGAAAATCGTGTAGGTGTGACCATTACCGAAGTGATTAAACCAAAATAAACAAGCGATGTAACCAGCAGAGGTGATAACGATTATACCAGGGGTGAGGGGGTGTTTATGAGAAGGGTTTCCATCGATTTTGCGACATTAATAGGTTTAAGTGTATCATTTGCCTTGTTAGGCATTTGTATTTACATCTCCGGCAGTTTCAGGTCCTTTATGGATTTAGGCGCCTTTCTGTTGGTGATTATAGGCACGTTCTTTGTAACGATGACCTGTTTTTCCTTCAAAGATATTGTGGCGGCGCAACGCTTGTTGATACAAACGATTTTTACTAAAGTGGAAGAGCCAAGTTATGCAGCATATCGTGCTATCCAAATAGCTGAAATTGCCAAACGCGAAGGTATTCTGTCCCTACAGGGAAAAGAAGTCATGGCAGCGCATAACCGTTTTTTTGCCAAAGGCTTGCAGATGTTGGTGGATAATTTTAAATCGGATGATATTCAATATACCTTACAGCAAGCGCTTGAAGCCTCTTCGGAGAGGCATAAACGAAGCGCCGCAGTGTTGCGTAAATCGGCAGAGGTGGCGCCGGCGCTTGGATTAATCGGTACTTTGATCGGGCTTGTGCAAATGTTAGGGCAATTAAATGATCCCAAAGCCATCGGCCCTGCGATGGCTATTGCATTGCTGACCACCCTCTATGGAGCCGTGATGGCGTATATGGTGTTTACACCGCTTGCGTCGAAACTCGAGCATAATTCGCAAAAAGAAATGATTGTGAGTTCCATTTATAAAGAAGCGCTAGGATCGATTGCTCGCAAAGAAAATCCGCGCCAGTTGGAAATCCATATTAATACCACGTTGCCTAAAGACCAGCGTGTGCGATACTACGAACAGGCATAATAAGGATAAGGAAGCACTATGCGACTGATGATAATCAGCCACGATAACAGTTATATCCAGCAAGCGGTTAGTGCGGCGCAAAACCGTTTTGCCAATGTACGGTTATTTGTCAGAAAAGATGAGGCTCTAAGTGCGCTTCGTAATGGGTATGGTGCCGATTTACTCATGATCAATGTTGATCAGGATATTCCAGGAATTATTACTGAATTAAGAGTGGAGCGATTTGCTATCCCAGTTGTTGCCTGTGGCATTGGCAATAATACCAAGGCAGCCGTTGAAGCTATTAAAGCGGGTGCTTTAGAATTTATACCGTTTCCTGCAGATGGTGATCTCATTGCTGCGGTGATTGAGGCAATAGCGCCGCGTCTGGAAGAAACGGAAATGATTTGCCATTCGCCCGCCATGCAAGCGGTTTTGGATATGGCCAAACAAGTAGCCGGTGCTGATGCGAGTATTTTGATTACAGGAGAATCGGGTACCGGTAAAGAAGTGATTGCTCGCTATATCCATCAAACCAGCAAGCGTGCTAACCAGTCTTTTATTGCGGTGAATTGTGCGGCGATTCCTGAGCAGTTACTTGAATCAGAATTATTTGGTCATGAAAAAGGGGCGTTTACCGGAGCCCTGTCGCGGCGAGTAGGAAAATTTGAAGAAGCCAATAAAGGCACATTATTATTGGACGAAGTAACTGAAATGGATATTCGTCTGCAGCCTAAATTGCTGCGCGCTATTCAAGAACGAAAAATCGACAGGGTTGGCGGAGCCGCTTCGGTGGATGTAGATATCCGAATTATTGCCACCAGTAATCGCGATTTAAAAGAAGCTATCCGTGATGGTGCCTTCCGTGAAGATTTATTTTACCGTCTCAATGTCATCAATCTACAGCTGCCACCGTTGCGTCGCCGCAAAGAAGATATTGTGCCTTTGGCGCAATTCTTTGTACAAAAATATTCTGCGGCCAATAGTATGAAAGCAAAGCCATTATCGAACCAGGCTTCCCTCAAATTAATAGCCTATGATTGGCCAGGCAATGTTCGTGAACTTGAAAATACGATGCACCGTGCGGTGTTATTAGCAAGCGGGGATGAAATAGGGACATCGGCAATTTTATTGCAGCAGGAAAGTGCCGATACGAATATCGACAGCCAGGCAACCATCGAAACGACCTATTCCTCGTTGGAAGCAAGTGCTTTGCCGCTTGTTGGCAGAACCATTGAAAGTGTTGAAAAAGAGATGATTGTTAATACATTGGGTCATTGTTTAGGCAATCGCACCCAAGCGGCAATGATTTTAGGGATATCCTTGCGGACGCTTCGGAATAAGTTGAATGCTTATAAGCTTGAGGCGACTGAGTAGATTGATCGATGCAAAACGGTGTACTATACCTGGTATGCCGATCATGCCTATAAACTTGAGCAAGTTCATTAAGTTGGCTATGATAAGGGCTGTATTATTTATTGAGAACCATCATGCAATCGTCGGCGCTTATTTGTGAAGGGCTTTTAAAAACATATCGGGCAACAGCTAAAAGACCTGCTAAGGATGCGTTAAAAGGGATTGACCTAGCGATCCCTCAAGGTTCCTTCTTTGGGT
This window of the Alphaproteobacteria bacterium genome carries:
- a CDS encoding MotA/TolQ/ExbB proton channel family protein, producing MRRVSIDFATLIGLSVSFALLGICIYISGSFRSFMDLGAFLLVIIGTFFVTMTCFSFKDIVAAQRLLIQTIFTKVEEPSYAAYRAIQIAEIAKREGILSLQGKEVMAAHNRFFAKGLQMLVDNFKSDDIQYTLQQALEASSERHKRSAAVLRKSAEVAPALGLIGTLIGLVQMLGQLNDPKAIGPAMAIALLTTLYGAVMAYMVFTPLASKLEHNSQKEMIVSSIYKEALGSIARKENPRQLEIHINTTLPKDQRVRYYEQA
- a CDS encoding sigma-54-dependent Fis family transcriptional regulator, with amino-acid sequence MRLMIISHDNSYIQQAVSAAQNRFANVRLFVRKDEALSALRNGYGADLLMINVDQDIPGIITELRVERFAIPVVACGIGNNTKAAVEAIKAGALEFIPFPADGDLIAAVIEAIAPRLEETEMICHSPAMQAVLDMAKQVAGADASILITGESGTGKEVIARYIHQTSKRANQSFIAVNCAAIPEQLLESELFGHEKGAFTGALSRRVGKFEEANKGTLLLDEVTEMDIRLQPKLLRAIQERKIDRVGGAASVDVDIRIIATSNRDLKEAIRDGAFREDLFYRLNVINLQLPPLRRRKEDIVPLAQFFVQKYSAANSMKAKPLSNQASLKLIAYDWPGNVRELENTMHRAVLLASGDEIGTSAILLQQESADTNIDSQATIETTYSSLEASALPLVGRTIESVEKEMIVNTLGHCLGNRTQAAMILGISLRTLRNKLNAYKLEATE
- the fliG gene encoding flagellar motor switch protein FliG, with translation MTKDYMQLTGAEKCAIVLMTIDESNLSKIFSLMDQEEIKEISSIMATLGTVQPDVVERLIIEFTNSVTATLSFVGNMQNTERLLNKVLVGDQVSAIMEEIRGPAGRNTWDKLGNINEEVLANYLKNEYPQTIALIMSKIQPAHAAKVLSALPETLTFDVIQRMLTMEPVQKEVLDGIEKTLRAEFISNLTKTTKNDNNAMIAEIFNNFDRFNESKYMSLLEQRLPDSAEKVKGLMFTFDDLLKISPSDIQTLLRFVDKNKLPMALKGAKEEVRVLFLNNMSQRASKILAEDMEGMGPIRIRDVDDAQSAIINVAKDLIAKSEITVRTKADSGDELIY
- a CDS encoding HAMP domain-containing histidine kinase → MTKRIATSLQFGQPEKAIADLQDFEQKESIQYVCVFDKSQKIFVQRNLNQIIKKSCPSVSHYSNGYSFTWDGLILVTSIFSKKGENIGQMVIKSDLRDIYKELQVSFVALSVTLIGVIALGYFLASALQNIISSPLIELSHAARAVTKGNYDVQVSTPSYGEIQELTADFNIMVKVAKDLKENLEQKVDERTEDLEYALKVKTDFLSNMSHEIRTPIHGVTSFTRLLVEEWDTTDDVMLFNYAQRAHKSGERLLILINNLLDMSKFEKGAIQLERRELLFSDLIKTVIAETGGLAEAKHLKVEFEPMANETLVDVDEGRMVQVITNIIGNAVKYSQKGTISICQSINPEAIFLDGVAQVPGMVITVADEGIGIPESELTKIFDKFFESSFTKTKAGGTGLGLAICREIVKAHLGTIWAENNESGMGSTFTFIFPLKEIPGVTQITDKYV
- the fliN gene encoding flagellar motor switch protein FliN, whose product is MVKQQERDIAVDELDNQTGADVEAVAAAVSDDNLEIVYNIPVEVTAVLGRAEMQVNQLLRLGRGSVVELDRKVGETIDLFVNGRQVAKGEVVIIENRVGVTITEVIKPK
- the fliF gene encoding flagellar M-ring protein FliF yields the protein MDALLNVLKGLGPVKLAIMALVTVVLLGVFAIISFKLSAPTLVPLYSGLAPADGSKIVQELEARKIPYKIVGDGTEVLVPAEQVPQLRMNLAAAGIPSSGSIVGYEIFDKADALGTSNFLYNINNKRALEGELSRTIMSFDTIDNARVHLVIPKRVLFEQEAQEPRASIILKIKGKQNLSRSQIQAISHLVVTAVPGLKLENITIVDTTGRPLKLGVKDELSLSGGSGEAQDYQVMIEQRLKQSVESLVAQTIGEGKIKAHVTADINFDRVVTNSETFDPDSQVARSVQTIEENENANNKEGAGNVSVANNLPNQENGGSQGAQSSSNNQKVDETTNFEISKTVKNQISESGTIKRLSIAVLVDGTYSADPKTGKQMYAARSEDELSKIRALASSAVGFKKERGDTIEVINMPFERQIEEVKDDKLAWLKDDFQNLMQTLIIGVVVILAILLIIRPMVNKAFEASATAEAEEARLLGTQEVTNFVDIVTEDLPLDDDMMDINNTDQASARVKTMTIKSVNEAIQKHPDEALSVMRTWLYGNNN
- the virB9 gene encoding P-type conjugative transfer protein VirB9, which encodes MFLFVLRLICVVLILGASSKAWSLEENPKPVPTDARIRIYSYKPNQVYKFMGHYRFQSSIEFAPGETIETLTMGDPGGWQIEPLGNRIFLKPIDDYATTNMTVITNLRMYHFELYAEETEDIRDDNMVFVVRFVYPEYGIGGVKNYSISSTPEFNDTENYNFNYTVAGKEYISPIKIFDDGEFTYFQFREKNSEIPAFFLVNPDGSEELINYRMDHGYVVIERVASQFTLRQGSEILCVFNESRPLIKLTPVTKAGAR